The Oleiphilus messinensis DNA segment GATGCAAGTCTGGCAGACCCAAGCGAAAAGCTGCGCCAGGCAAGTCTGACCTATTTTACTTTTGCCCGCACAAACCCGGCTTTATATCAACTGATGTTCGGCCCGGAATTCAGTAATGCTGATTTGATACCTGAACTGCAAATTGCCCGGGACGAATCTTTTGGTGAACTGCGCAAAATCATCGGCGCAATACTCCACGCAGCGCCCGATACACCCGAAGTCCGCCGTGCAGCGCTGGCGGGTTGGTCTTATACCCACGGTCTGGCATCACTTGTCATACACGGTGTGCTCAACTTCCCTGACGAGACCAGCACCGAGCGCTACGTTGATGTGACATTGAAGGGTTTTGAAGATTTGTTCAAAACCCACTTTCAAAATGTGAAATAAGCCTAGTTCGTCACGACGCGAACCGCTTTCTGGATCAGCACAACCCGACCATCTGCGGCTTCGAGTATATACCGAATACGGTATTCCCCTGCAGAATCCGGGGCCTGAAGCATCCCGGCCCCGGGTGCGGACGCGGTATAGAAATAGCTCAGCTCGCCAAAGGTCTCACCATATCCGGCAGGAACGAGATCGACATAGTCACCTTGAGCACTGGGGCCTGACCAGGTGACGGAGAATCGTTCTCCAACAGGAACTTCAGCGGGAAACTCAAGCGTTGCCGAGGCTTTTTCGACGGTAATCGACTCACTGGCCACAACCCTTCGCCCTGTCGCGCCTTCCATGACATACCGAACCTGATAATTTCCCGGCTTGCCTGGCACCTTCAGTGCCCCCTTTTCCGGTGCAGACCGGGTATAAAAGTAGCTCAGCTCCCCTGAAGTATCACTGTAACCTGCTGGTACCAGATCAATATAATCACCTTTTCCATCCGGCCCATTCCAGGAGACCTCTAAAGCTGCCCCCATTGAAACGGATTGTGCCAGCGTCAGCCGGGCTTCGACATCTTCAACCAGAATATCCTGCCTGGTTAACACTTCCCGTCCGTCACTGGCTTGCAAAATATAACGGACCGTATAATTTCCAGGCTTGGCGGGCGCGCGTAACGATCCGCTCTCCGGTGCCGATTTTGTATAAAAATAGCTGAGTTCACCGGCCGTATCCGTGTAGCCCTGCGGTACCAGATCAATATAATCCTGAGGTGCCCCCGGGCCCGTCCAATAAACAGGGAATTCTGCTCCCGCACGGATACGATCCTCAACCGCCAGTGAAGCTTTAGCCGCCAGAATAGTGATAGGTTCTGCAACCAGTCGCTTTCGACCATCAGGCGCTTCCATGATGTAACGAATATCATACTGTCCGGCACTTCTTGGTGCTTGCAGAGTCACACGGTCTTGAGACTCACGGTCATGACGTTCCACATAGGCATAGGCTAATTCACCTGCTGTTTCAGTCACACCAGAATCGACAAGATCAATGTAATCCCCTTTGCCGCCGGGTCCACGCCACTGTACCGCGAACATCGCTCCGGCATTGGCTTCTTTTGGTGCGATCAGGGCAACATCACTGTCCCGAACATGCAGAGCTTCTCGGGCTAAAACATGTTTTTTGTTTTTGCCTTGCCAAACATAGCGCAATTCATACTCGCCAGGGTCACCCGGCGCTTTAATCGTTCCGGGCTGACCACTTCTGACCCAGGCATATGAAAGCTCACCATAGGTTTCGCGATACCCCTTCGGCACAATATCCACATAATCCTGCTTGCCATCAGGGCCAGTCCAGCGCACATTGAATGCGGAACCGATAACGGGATCAGCTTCCGGCCCATTCAAGGTTGCGCTTGGGATTGTCTCGCTCTCAGGTTCGGGCTTTTCCTGTGCAACCCTGCGCAACGATTCGGCTAACCCTTGGCCATCCTCAGCTAGGAAAAACTGTCCTCCGGTCGCCTCCGCCACACAGGCCACCTGTTTTCCTTCCTCGGCATCGAGACCGAAACCGATGACATGGGCAGTAAAGTCGACTCCTTTTTGCTCCAGACTTCGTGCCACCGCGCAGGGATCTTTGCCGCAGGTCTCAACCCCGTCGGTTACCAGAATCACCGTGGCAGGACGTGTTTGACTTGCCAGTATGTCTGCCGCCTGGACAACGGCATAGGTCAATGGGGTTTTCCCCTTTGGACGAATTGCCTTCACAGCGGATACCACATTCCCGATCGCACCCTGCTCTGGTGCTAACAGTAATTCAATATCAGAACAATCACCTTTGTTCCGATGGCCATAGGCCATCAAGCCGATGGCGCGATCAACATCGAAAACCGCACTCACGTCATCAATTGTGCTTCTGGCGATCTCTATTTTACTGCGTCCCTCTATTTGCCCCCACATCGATCCGGAAGCATCCAGAACCAGTAACGTTTGTCCGGCATCACTCTCAGTGGCAAAAACGCTACTCGTCATTGATGCGAGCATCGTCCCCGCGACAACCGTTTTGAAGATCCGTTTTACGCCAAAATCGCTTCGCATGATTTATTAATCCTTGTCATCTGTTTAGCCGTATTGTCCGTTTATCCCTTGATTACATCCGCTCAGCACGATCTATTACTGTGCGCGTCCCCCTCTCGATAGCGACAAAGTTAACAACTCTCCCTCGTGAAAATCAATGCCAACCCGTTTCATGCCCTCCCCAATCCAGCGCGCTGCAACGTTGACTTTCACCATACAACACCATATACATATGCATCACATTTTGTTTATATGTTGCAATTAATGCTAAATTCGGAGCATCTCTCATGGCAAAAACACTTAATAAAAATACGGTTCAAGCTTATCGTGACTATGGCTTTTTCGGTCCCGACTCAGTGGTATGGAAAGTCTTTCAATACCGTTATCATAAACCTGCTTAAACCTACTCAAGGTTTAAACGAGCCTATCCCTACAGCGCAGGGTGCGCGGAAAGCAGTGGAGTGCTTTCCTGAATCAAGTCGGGACTCATGCCCGGTCTACCATCAAGGCGAGCCTCGACGGAGTAACTAACCCGATTCACACGACGAAAGTGACGCCAACCACTCAGAAAATCTAATGATTTTTCGAGTGGTTGGTACCAACGCTGAAGTTTGTGGTAATACTGATAATCCCCGAGCGCCATCCTTACAGGCGGATACTCGGTCTTAACGGTACCCTTCGCGTTAATACCAATGAGTTGTTTTGGCGGCTTTTCTTTAAAGCCATAATGCCGACGACCAATCACTAGCGCGGCTGCATGGTGATCTGAAAAACCGTGTCGATCACGATACTTCATCCGCCCCAGTAATGAGGTATAAGCCGGATTGACGTGATAAAGGCGTATGCCGCGTTTTATGCTTTGCGTTTCAATCAAGTCCTTGATCTTACCGTAAGCAAAGGCATTCAACATGCGGGCATACTGAGGATGATCCTGCTTTTGGTATTGCCATTTCTTTTGCTGAAAATCCAGCTTTTCGATCACCACCGCTTTACTGTGCTGTGCGGCAAAGTCCATCAGGTCTCGCACGGCATCCCCAATAATAGCTGCCCGTTGAGCATCATTCTTATAGTGTAACGGTAAGTCAAACGTTCGGTGTTGCAGTGGGTTACCGTTTCGATCCAGCTCGACGACCGCTAAGTGATCCGGGTTGACATCCACACCAATGACACCTTGATCAGCATCGATCCACTCTGCTTGCGCTGTTGGTCCTGCCACTTCCACGCTAACGAGTAACCGCCAACCTTTTTTGTCTCGCTTAAATCGAAAACTCAGGGGCTGCCCTTTGACTGATTTATCGTGTTTTTTAACCTGATTCTGCCAAACGGCTTGGGCAATCGCCGCCTTACCATGCTTGAATTGCAGGCGATCAATGTTAATGGTCGTGCCAAACGTGGCGCGTAATTGATGGGGCACCAAGAGTTTTAGTTGGTAAGCATCTTCTTGCTCACTGGGCGATAGCTGGGCATTTTGACAGCCCCAGGATTCATCATGAGAACCCACTAATAGAAATTCGCGGTGTCGTGCTTCGTGCCAGCGTTGTTTCCAGCCTTCAATGGCCGAACCCGTTTCTAACGCTTGACGCTCTTTCAGCAGCTTTCGACCACCAAAACAAATCGGTGTTTTGTTTTCCTGTTTTTCGGCCACCAAGGCGGACTGCTTTTGCTGCCAACGACGCAGTTTTACTTCTTTCTGTCGTAGCCTGTTGCGAAGTTGTTTTGCCTGTTGCGGGCAGCCTTTCTCTGCAACATGATCACAGCGCTTCTTTAGCTTGTTGAGCGTTTTCTCCAGCTGTTTGATTTTAACGTCCAGCGTCACCAATCGGTTGTTTCGATTGGTTTGGTAAGACTGGATTAAACCTTTAATGCTTTGCCGGACGCCTTGAAATACCCGGTAGCTGAAAGGCATCCCAATTTCATGCATAAACTGGGTACGATTCAATTGCTGGGCTTTAGGCTTTTGTAAGTTAGCAAACCAACGAAACTTCACTTGATTCCACAGCTCGGCATATTGGCACAATGCCGCATCCTGCTCATGAATCAAATCAAGCCGGGTTTCAAAGGTGAGTGTTTTCGTTGGCGTATCCACTAGGCGATGGCTCGTTGATTTTTACGACGATGGCCACCAGGCGTACGGAAATCTGAGAAAAATCGTGATTCTTTTTCCCAGCGACGAAGGGTGGAAACGGCCACCCCCAGCAGAAAAGCGGCAGCGCCTATCGATAGAAATTCAGCCATGATCATCACCTCCATCCATGAGAAAACAATACTGTACAAACTACTGTATATGAGTAGGTTTAGTCAAGTATTTCGTTAACTGTTAAAACCTTTTCGCCCTGCATTACGTTATCTGTTCCGCACCTCAACAATCGCAACTCTGCCAAAATGGATGCGACGCATGGGTGGCGTCAGACAAAATCAACTGGAAGATCTGGCCGCGATTACGATCATGCGCCTGGCACTGGGTGCGATTGCACAACTGCCCAACACACAGCAACTCAGTATCATTGAGTTGCTCTCACCCAGTACAGCTAAAATAATCGCCCCCATTTTACTGGACTTAACCCCTGATAATCCGAATACTGTGGCACCGAAAGCGGCGTGGAAAAAAGCAAAACTGCCAACGCCGAGAGAACAATACGCGAAAGATATTGCAGACCGTCCTGAAACGCCCGCGGATCACGCACCGAAAGACCCGGGCGCCGGGAGACTGCTGCAATTCAGGTAACGGAGTCAGCCCTAATTGTCTACAGTCGACTTGATCAACTTGTTACAGGAAGCCCGCAATACATCATTTGACGAGACCCAGAAGCGGATTCTGGATGCGGCATTGGAAGAAGCCGCCGCGCAAGGACTGCATGGTTTGACGATCGAAGGCGTAGCCCGTCGCTCACGCTTGAATCGTGCCACCATCTATCGTCAGGTGGGTAACCGGGACCAGTTGCAGACCGCACTGGCCATGCGCGAAGCCAAACATCTAATGGACAAACTATCCACAGCAGTCGCCGGGATATCAGACCCGGAAACGTTGTTGGTTGAGGGCTTCGTTGCAGCCATACGTTTCGCACGGGAGCATCCTGTCATTGCAAGAACGGTAAAATATGAGCCCGGTACACTCATTACCATCGCCCTTGCCAATGATGCGGCATTACTGCGTACTGGAGCCACCTTTATGGCAGACACCATTCGTTGGGCACAAGAGTATGGACAAGCTAAACATCTGGATGCCGATACCGCTGGAGATGTTGCGGCTCGACTCTTTTCATCCTTCGTACTGCTACCCGATGGCCACAATAACTTGCATGATGACGATACAACCCGGCAGTTTGCCACGACCACGCTGGTTCCGATGTTGCTCGGGAAAAATGGCCGGTAGACAACTCGAATAGGCCCGTAAAAACCTGACGGGTCGATAACATACTTTAATTTAACAGGAACGGAATACCATGCCGAAATGTAATCCTGCATCGCTGGAATTTCTGGAAACAGCCCCCTGCATTGAAATCAATACCGTAGATTTACCCGCAACACCGGAAGAAATTTTCGCGCTGTTCGAAGATGGAGACAGCTGGCCAAAATGGTATAAAGCCATCACAAAAGTTAAATGGACCAGCAGCAAGCCCTACGGAGTGGGAACCACTCGAACAGTGAATCTGGGTTTATTAAGTGTCGATGAATATTTCTTCGAATGGCAAACCAACCAGCGCTTCGCGTTTTATTTCACCGGGACCAATCTACCCTTCGTTAAAACGCTGGTTGAGGTTTATGATTTACAACCAGTGAATGCTGACACCACACGATTTACCTATACCGTCGCCTACGACCCGACATTTCCGTTGACCATATCGGGCCCCGTGGGACGCGCATTTCTGGCCAGAACGTTCAAAAAAGCCAGTCTGTCGCTACAAAAATACCTAAAACAACAACGCAACCTTAAGTAAGGCAACATCGGACCATTGTCACTTATCACAATAATGAGTCAAAACTGACCACAATCTGAATATCAGAACCTCAAGGAGACCACCTTATGACACTTTGTCCAATCGCAATGGCAGTAGGCTGCCCAAGCTGCCCGGCGTTCAAAATCTGCCCGGCCACAAAAATACTCGGCGACCAGAAAAACAATCAGACCGAGACCCCCTCACAACAGGAGAAACCCGCGAAAGACTAAATTCGCCAATCATTTTGCTGGCTAATGCGGTTGCAAAAAAATAACCATCACTATCATTAATTTGATATCCAACCGCATATCAACAGTTTAGCCTGTTGCATTTTTGCAACACATACAATATTTACGGCCATTTTTGACGATGAAAGATGGCTTTTTTAGCTAATTTTTCAGCATTACCACCCATTTCAGGCCATTTATTAGTCAATTTTTCTGGCACGCATCCTGCTCCTGCACTATTGAACCTAAAATTAAGGTCGTATCAAGGAGGCTACAATGATTTTTAGCAAACACAGCAT contains these protein-coding regions:
- a CDS encoding TetR/AcrR family transcriptional regulator codes for the protein MTQQKARTRTKYHVGNLAPQLLAAAREMLEEVGPFKLSLRAVSERVGVSSAAAYHHYANRIELISHLAAQGFRELGYALQTNDASLADPSEKLRQASLTYFTFARTNPALYQLMFGPEFSNADLIPELQIARDESFGELRKIIGAILHAAPDTPEVRRAALAGWSYTHGLASLVIHGVLNFPDETSTERYVDVTLKGFEDLFKTHFQNVK
- a CDS encoding vWA domain-containing protein → MRSDFGVKRIFKTVVAGTMLASMTSSVFATESDAGQTLLVLDASGSMWGQIEGRSKIEIARSTIDDVSAVFDVDRAIGLMAYGHRNKGDCSDIELLLAPEQGAIGNVVSAVKAIRPKGKTPLTYAVVQAADILASQTRPATVILVTDGVETCGKDPCAVARSLEQKGVDFTAHVIGFGLDAEEGKQVACVAEATGGQFFLAEDGQGLAESLRRVAQEKPEPESETIPSATLNGPEADPVIGSAFNVRWTGPDGKQDYVDIVPKGYRETYGELSYAWVRSGQPGTIKAPGDPGEYELRYVWQGKNKKHVLAREALHVRDSDVALIAPKEANAGAMFAVQWRGPGGKGDYIDLVDSGVTETAGELAYAYVERHDRESQDRVTLQAPRSAGQYDIRYIMEAPDGRKRLVAEPITILAAKASLAVEDRIRAGAEFPVYWTGPGAPQDYIDLVPQGYTDTAGELSYFYTKSAPESGSLRAPAKPGNYTVRYILQASDGREVLTRQDILVEDVEARLTLAQSVSMGAALEVSWNGPDGKGDYIDLVPAGYSDTSGELSYFYTRSAPEKGALKVPGKPGNYQVRYVMEGATGRRVVASESITVEKASATLEFPAEVPVGERFSVTWSGPSAQGDYVDLVPAGYGETFGELSYFYTASAPGAGMLQAPDSAGEYRIRYILEAADGRVVLIQKAVRVVTN
- a CDS encoding IS200/IS605 family accessory protein TnpB-related protein, which codes for MDTPTKTLTFETRLDLIHEQDAALCQYAELWNQVKFRWFANLQKPKAQQLNRTQFMHEIGMPFSYRVFQGVRQSIKGLIQSYQTNRNNRLVTLDVKIKQLEKTLNKLKKRCDHVAEKGCPQQAKQLRNRLRQKEVKLRRWQQKQSALVAEKQENKTPICFGGRKLLKERQALETGSAIEGWKQRWHEARHREFLLVGSHDESWGCQNAQLSPSEQEDAYQLKLLVPHQLRATFGTTINIDRLQFKHGKAAIAQAVWQNQVKKHDKSVKGQPLSFRFKRDKKGWRLLVSVEVAGPTAQAEWIDADQGVIGVDVNPDHLAVVELDRNGNPLQHRTFDLPLHYKNDAQRAAIIGDAVRDLMDFAAQHSKAVVIEKLDFQQKKWQYQKQDHPQYARMLNAFAYGKIKDLIETQSIKRGIRLYHVNPAYTSLLGRMKYRDRHGFSDHHAAALVIGRRHYGFKEKPPKQLIGINAKGTVKTEYPPVRMALGDYQYYHKLQRWYQPLEKSLDFLSGWRHFRRVNRVSYSVEARLDGRPGMSPDLIQESTPLLSAHPAL
- a CDS encoding MerR family DNA-binding transcriptional regulator encodes the protein MAEFLSIGAAAFLLGVAVSTLRRWEKESRFFSDFRTPGGHRRKNQRAIA
- a CDS encoding TetR/AcrR family transcriptional regulator, yielding MSTVDLINLLQEARNTSFDETQKRILDAALEEAAAQGLHGLTIEGVARRSRLNRATIYRQVGNRDQLQTALAMREAKHLMDKLSTAVAGISDPETLLVEGFVAAIRFAREHPVIARTVKYEPGTLITIALANDAALLRTGATFMADTIRWAQEYGQAKHLDADTAGDVAARLFSSFVLLPDGHNNLHDDDTTRQFATTTLVPMLLGKNGR
- a CDS encoding SRPBCC family protein codes for the protein MPKCNPASLEFLETAPCIEINTVDLPATPEEIFALFEDGDSWPKWYKAITKVKWTSSKPYGVGTTRTVNLGLLSVDEYFFEWQTNQRFAFYFTGTNLPFVKTLVEVYDLQPVNADTTRFTYTVAYDPTFPLTISGPVGRAFLARTFKKASLSLQKYLKQQRNLK